From a single Bacillus pseudomycoides DSM 12442 genomic region:
- a CDS encoding DeoR/GlpR family DNA-binding transcription regulator has protein sequence MSNSPVERRNKIIEILEQREHVEVSYLSDAFQVSLMTIRRDLEKLEKDGKVIRMYGGVKLKTKRVYEYSMEERLNSNKREKLAIAREAARLIEDGDVVAFDASTTALEVSKLIKDRKDVTVVTNNLSIAIELADVPEIVVIVLGGFLRGKSLSVMGASLKQYLETIYIDKAFISSKALSFHEGLTDTAIDEGEAKQAMLSKSSEVIVLADHTKLGNVAFYKVCDKQGITKIITDELIPLTPLQQECINSYKEYGTPIILAN, from the coding sequence ATGTCTAATTCACCGGTAGAGAGAAGAAATAAAATCATTGAGATACTTGAACAAAGGGAGCACGTGGAAGTTTCATATTTAAGCGATGCATTTCAAGTATCATTAATGACAATAAGAAGAGATTTAGAGAAGCTTGAAAAAGACGGCAAAGTCATTCGGATGTACGGTGGTGTAAAACTAAAAACAAAGCGGGTATATGAATATTCGATGGAAGAGCGTCTAAATAGTAATAAGAGAGAGAAGTTAGCAATCGCACGTGAAGCTGCTAGGTTAATTGAAGATGGTGATGTCGTTGCGTTTGATGCGAGTACAACAGCCCTTGAGGTAAGTAAACTTATTAAGGATCGCAAAGATGTAACGGTTGTGACAAATAACCTGAGCATTGCGATTGAACTAGCAGATGTGCCAGAGATTGTTGTCATTGTACTCGGTGGCTTTTTACGTGGGAAATCATTATCTGTTATGGGAGCTTCTTTGAAACAGTATCTAGAGACAATTTATATTGATAAAGCTTTTATTTCAAGTAAAGCACTTAGTTTTCATGAAGGCTTAACAGATACAGCTATTGATGAAGGAGAAGCGAAGCAAGCAATGCTTAGCAAATCGAGTGAAGTCATTGTTTTAGCAGATCATACGAAGCTCGGAAATGTTGCTTTCTATAAGGTTTGTGATAAACAGGGTATTACAAAAATTATCACAGATGAGCTCATACCGTTGACACCACTGCAGCAAGAATGTATTAACAGCTATAAAGAATATGGTACACCCATTATTCTAGCAAACTAG